One window of the Actinomyces procaprae genome contains the following:
- the groL gene encoding chaperonin GroEL (60 kDa chaperone family; promotes refolding of misfolded polypeptides especially under stressful conditions; forms two stacked rings of heptamers to form a barrel-shaped 14mer; ends can be capped by GroES; misfolded proteins enter the barrel where they are refolded when GroES binds) produces the protein MPKIIAFDEEARRGMERGLNTLADTVKVTLGPKGRNVVLDKKWGAPTITNDGVTIAKEIELEDPYEKIGAELVKEVAKKTDDVAGDGTTTATVLAQALVREGLRNVAAGANPIAVRRGIDKAVAAIVERLLADAKEVETQDEIAATASISAADEQIGAMIAEALEKVGHDGVITVEESNTFGLELEVTEGMRFDKGFISPYFVTDADRQEAVLEDAYILLVESKISNVKDLLPLLEKVMQSGKPLAIVAEDVEAEALATLVVNRIRGTFKSVAVKAPGFGDRRKAMLQDMAILTGGTVISETVGLKLENATLEDLGQARKVVVTKDETTIVDGAGDKDAIEARVTQIRNEIEGSDSEYDREKLSERLAKLAGGVAVLKSGAATEVELKERKHRIEDAVRNAKAAVEEGIVAGGGVSLLQAASALDGLDLSDDEATGAAIVRVALEAPLKQIAINAGLEGGVVAERVRNLPTGEGLNAQTGEYTNLLAAGIADPVKVTRSALQNAASIAGLFLTTEAVVADKPEPPAPAAGAGAGDEMGGMY, from the coding sequence ATGCCCAAGATCATCGCTTTCGACGAGGAAGCCCGCCGCGGAATGGAGCGGGGCCTGAACACCCTCGCCGACACCGTCAAGGTCACCCTCGGCCCCAAGGGCCGCAACGTCGTCCTCGACAAGAAGTGGGGCGCCCCGACCATCACCAACGACGGCGTGACCATCGCCAAGGAGATCGAGCTCGAGGACCCCTACGAGAAGATCGGCGCCGAGCTGGTCAAGGAGGTCGCCAAGAAGACCGACGACGTCGCCGGTGACGGCACCACCACCGCCACCGTCCTGGCTCAGGCGCTGGTGCGTGAGGGCCTGCGCAACGTGGCCGCCGGCGCGAACCCGATCGCCGTGCGCCGCGGCATCGACAAGGCCGTCGCCGCCATCGTCGAGCGCCTGCTGGCCGACGCCAAGGAGGTCGAGACTCAGGACGAGATCGCGGCCACCGCCTCCATCTCCGCCGCTGACGAGCAGATCGGCGCCATGATCGCCGAGGCCCTGGAGAAGGTCGGCCACGACGGCGTCATCACCGTGGAGGAGTCCAACACCTTCGGCCTCGAGCTCGAGGTCACCGAGGGCATGCGCTTCGACAAGGGCTTCATCTCCCCCTACTTCGTCACCGACGCCGACCGCCAGGAGGCCGTCCTGGAGGACGCCTACATCCTGCTGGTCGAGTCCAAGATCTCCAACGTCAAGGACCTGCTGCCCCTGCTGGAGAAGGTCATGCAGTCCGGCAAGCCGCTGGCGATCGTCGCCGAGGACGTCGAGGCCGAGGCCCTGGCCACCCTCGTGGTCAACCGTATCCGCGGCACCTTCAAGTCCGTGGCCGTCAAGGCTCCGGGCTTCGGCGACCGCCGTAAGGCGATGCTGCAGGACATGGCGATCCTGACCGGCGGTACCGTCATCTCCGAGACCGTTGGCCTGAAGCTGGAGAACGCCACCCTGGAGGACCTCGGCCAGGCCCGCAAGGTCGTCGTCACCAAGGACGAGACCACGATCGTCGACGGCGCCGGTGACAAGGACGCCATTGAGGCCCGCGTCACCCAGATCCGCAATGAGATCGAGGGCTCCGACTCCGAGTACGACCGCGAGAAGCTGTCCGAGCGCCTGGCCAAGCTGGCCGGCGGCGTCGCCGTTCTGAAGTCCGGTGCCGCCACCGAGGTCGAGCTCAAGGAGCGCAAGCACCGCATTGAGGACGCCGTGCGCAACGCCAAGGCCGCCGTCGAGGAGGGCATCGTCGCCGGTGGTGGTGTGTCGCTGCTGCAGGCCGCATCCGCCCTGGACGGCCTCGACCTGTCCGACGACGAGGCCACCGGCGCCGCCATCGTGCGCGTCGCCCTGGAGGCCCCGCTCAAGCAGATCGCCATCAACGCCGGCCTTGAGGGCGGCGTCGTGGCCGAGCGCGTGCGCAACCTGCCCACCGGTGAGGGCCTGAACGCCCAGACCGGTGAGTACACCAACCTGCTGGCCGCCGGCATCGCCGACCCGGTCAAGGTCACCCGCTCCGCGCTGCAGAACGCCGCGTCCATCGCGGGCCTGTTCCTGACCACCGAGGCCGTCGTCGCCGACAAGCCCGAGCCCCCGGCCCCGGCCGCCGGCGCGGGCGCCGGTGACGAGATGGGCGGCATGTACTGA
- a CDS encoding LytR C-terminal domain-containing protein, whose amino-acid sequence MSRYDYPDDEFDAETDGPVPVGVHRAQVPAWRSWIPLLAILIIVPLLAWGAVGLLGRHSTGGGGSTAATAPAEDTATAQASDSGQQATGEATAEATAEPAGSADYTTGITVHNGTDTTGLATRTGDKLQNAGFTAVTVSQGVYSLEEPADTTVYYASADLAATAQAVADVLGAGEVVESAEEAQSNPIVVVLRSDYQE is encoded by the coding sequence GTGAGCCGCTACGACTACCCCGACGACGAGTTCGACGCCGAAACCGACGGTCCGGTGCCCGTCGGGGTTCATCGCGCCCAAGTTCCCGCCTGGCGCAGCTGGATTCCGCTGCTCGCCATCCTCATCATCGTGCCGTTGCTGGCCTGGGGCGCCGTAGGGCTGCTCGGGCGGCACTCGACCGGGGGCGGGGGATCAACCGCGGCGACGGCGCCCGCGGAGGACACCGCGACCGCACAGGCCTCCGACTCCGGGCAGCAGGCCACCGGGGAGGCGACCGCGGAGGCGACGGCCGAGCCCGCGGGCAGCGCCGACTACACGACCGGCATCACGGTGCACAACGGCACCGACACCACCGGCCTGGCCACCCGTACCGGAGACAAGCTGCAAAACGCCGGCTTCACCGCGGTCACCGTCTCGCAGGGCGTGTACTCCCTGGAGGAGCCGGCCGACACGACCGTCTACTACGCGTCCGCCGATCTGGCGGCCACCGCGCAGGCGGTCGCCGACGTGCTCGGGGCTGGTGAGGTGGTCGAGTCCGCCGAGGAGGCCCAGTCCAACCCGATTGTCGTGGTTCTGCGCAGCGACTACCAGGAGTGA
- a CDS encoding uracil-DNA glycosylase translates to MTEPKPLSEIIHPSWAAALAPVEPTIHEIGARLREEVAAGRGYLPAGTDVLRAFTYPLDDVKVLIVGQDPYPTPGHPMGLSFSVQPGVRPPRSLENIYTELVSDLGVTRPTSGDLTPWSLQGVMLLNRVLTVRPGAPASHRGWGWETVTQRAIEALVARRRPLVAILWGRPAQSLSPMLGSTPIIASPHPSPLSASRGFFGSRPFSRANTELERLGATPVDWRLP, encoded by the coding sequence GTGACCGAGCCGAAGCCCCTGTCCGAGATCATCCACCCCTCCTGGGCCGCGGCCCTCGCGCCGGTGGAGCCCACCATCCACGAAATCGGCGCGAGGCTGCGTGAGGAGGTGGCGGCCGGGCGCGGCTACCTGCCTGCGGGCACCGACGTGCTGCGCGCCTTCACCTATCCGCTCGACGACGTCAAGGTACTCATCGTCGGCCAGGACCCCTATCCGACGCCGGGCCACCCGATGGGGCTGAGCTTCTCGGTGCAGCCGGGAGTGCGCCCGCCGCGGAGCCTGGAGAACATCTACACCGAGCTGGTCAGCGACCTGGGCGTGACACGCCCCACCTCCGGCGACCTGACCCCGTGGTCACTGCAGGGCGTCATGCTGCTCAACCGGGTCCTGACCGTGCGGCCGGGCGCGCCGGCGTCGCACCGGGGCTGGGGCTGGGAGACGGTCACCCAGCGCGCCATCGAGGCACTGGTGGCGCGGCGCCGGCCGCTGGTGGCGATCCTGTGGGGCCGGCCGGCGCAGTCCCTGTCCCCCATGCTCGGCTCGACGCCGATCATCGCCTCCCCGCATCCCTCGCCGTTGAGCGCCTCCCGCGGCTTCTTCGGATCGCGCCCCTTCTCACGGGCGAATACTGAGCTGGAGCGCCTGGGGGCGACGCCGGTCGACTGGCGCCTGCCCTGA
- a CDS encoding Rossmann-like domain-containing protein, whose protein sequence is MVSPWEIYEALIDDLPDDVTVVASHRGPRWTRVLNSAGGLGSAWSLAATTRPAASADVPDGGRPLRDVAALAKSWNLAEASVGLAAINSWYSRRDVAASHGFVPTGAGLTWGQVFDPYRDAVADRKVAIIGHFPFAGRALWRAGELWIMERDPRPGDYPDSACEYLLPESDYVFISSSSLVNKTMPRLIDLAVGGGAHTVLVGPSTPMHPLFLDLGVATVTGFVPAPAVRDGVDLEELGARDEIGPGTRMHLHAVGE, encoded by the coding sequence GTGGTCAGCCCCTGGGAGATCTACGAAGCACTCATCGACGACCTTCCCGACGACGTCACCGTCGTCGCCTCCCACCGCGGCCCGCGCTGGACTCGCGTGCTCAACTCCGCCGGCGGCCTGGGCTCCGCCTGGTCGCTGGCCGCCACCACTCGCCCGGCCGCCTCCGCCGACGTCCCCGACGGCGGTCGGCCCCTGCGTGACGTCGCCGCCCTGGCCAAGAGCTGGAACCTGGCCGAGGCGAGCGTGGGGCTTGCCGCGATCAACTCCTGGTACTCCCGGCGCGACGTCGCCGCCTCCCACGGCTTCGTCCCCACCGGGGCGGGACTGACCTGGGGCCAGGTCTTCGATCCGTACCGCGACGCCGTCGCCGACCGGAAAGTGGCGATCATCGGGCACTTCCCCTTCGCCGGCCGCGCCCTGTGGCGGGCGGGCGAGCTGTGGATCATGGAACGCGACCCGCGGCCCGGCGACTACCCGGACTCCGCCTGCGAGTACCTGCTCCCGGAGTCCGACTACGTATTCATCTCCTCCTCGAGCCTGGTCAACAAGACCATGCCGCGGCTGATCGACCTGGCCGTCGGCGGCGGGGCGCATACGGTGCTGGTGGGCCCCTCCACCCCCATGCACCCGCTGTTCCTGGACCTCGGGGTCGCCACCGTCACCGGTTTCGTGCCCGCGCCCGCAGTGCGCGACGGCGTCGACCTGGAGGAGCTCGGCGCCCGCGATGAAATCGGCCCCGGCACGCGCATGCACCTGCACGCCGTCGGGGAGTGA